One Bythopirellula goksoeyrii genomic window, AATCCCAACTCTTGCGACTCTTGAACGTTGTCAGCTAATTGCAATCCCAGTGGATTGAGTCCGCAGATTGCGAAGCGACGTGTATTGAAGCCACGTTTGCGTAGGTTTTTAAGTATCATCCGAAACACGACTCGGCTACTGCCCATCGCAAGGGGTGTTACCAACAGCCAGAGTATTTTCGATTCGTAGCTGAAATGGGCATTGAGCTTGGTCAACAGGCCAACACCGAGGACCAACGGAGCCGTGTACATCCAGTTCAACATCACACAGTACAACTCAAGAGCAAGTCGTGAGCCTCGCCAACTTCGATACAAGCCACTTACTTCGGAAGCAATCAGATGGATCAGAAGTGTCGTCGCAGCGATGGCGGCCATGTCCTGAGTCGTGGCCAGATGTGTGTATTGAGCTGCCAAAGCAGCCCCGCATACGATTCCAAATGCATCAATCAATCGATAGGCAATGCTGACAAGCGACCGATGTGTCCGCACATTGTAGTTGCCGGAGGATACCACGTTGAGTATTCCTTGTGAAAGTTCTTGGATGAGACGGAGCAGCGCAATCAGGCCGCGGCGACGTTTCGCAAGTGTAGCTTTTAGATGGGTCCGGTAGCGGAGAATCTGGGAACAGTCTCCGGTGTTGTAAAAACGCAACATCTAGGGCTTATGTGTGGATGGAGGGAAACTTTCGGAACTTTTAGCCACTGACCTGCGTCGAACTATCTGGAGAAATAAGCTGTTGCACATACGGGTGGACCGCTTAGGCACTTCTGTCGTAGAACATGGTTGTCTCGGGAAGGCGTAACGGCTTCTTGACGCGACAATTCAGCACATTTGATGGTGGCACCGCGATGAAATTCTGGATTACTGTATTCTTCTCACTCTTCATCCTACTTCCCGGTCGAGTCGACGCTTCTATGCTGGAAAGTGCCAACAAGCTCTACGACGAGGGCAACTATCAAGAAGCCCTTGATGCTTATAAGGATCTGCTAGCAAGCCCCACGGGAGCCAATTCCAAGCAACTTGCGACAAGCGTGCAACGGACACTAGATTGCTATCGCCGTTTGAATCGGCAGAGTGAAGTCGATGCATTTTTGGATTCAGTCGCGACTGCTTATGTAGACGATTGGCAAGTGCTGGCCGCCGTTGCTGATGGCGTCAGCGCTCTGAGTCATTATGGTGTGATGACGGCGGGCGAATATGTTCGTGGCCCGCAGCGAGGGGGCCAGGGCCAAGTTGTCAATTCAATTGACCGCGATCGTGTCCGCTCTTTGCAACTCTACAGGCAAGCGTTTGAGATTCTCGCAAGACAGGGAGATGAACGTAGTGCTCCGGAGGCGTTCTCGTTTCTTCGCACGTTTGCAGAAGCACTTCTACAACCGGCTTCAAGTGGACAATCCTGGGGCTTGCAAGAACTAACCGACTTGTCCCAACTCCCCGACTACGAAGAGGGCTGGCAGCATCGGACTTTCAGTGCGAGCGGCGCTCCAGTTACGGCAGATGGCAGGCCGGTCTACTACGAGGTGCCTGATTCCTGGAAGACTGCTACAAGTGACGGCGAGCGGTGGCGATGGATATTGAAGCAAATAGTCGAGTGGCAGCCTGCGAATGAAAACTATGTGTTACTTACACGGGCCAAGTTCTTGCAATCACAATTTGGTGTTCAAACTCTTTCCGAATATGGTTGGTGGTTTGGGCGGTCCCAGCAAGCTGGAGATGAGAAAGAGGAAACCGGAACGTTTGCCCTTCATACGCTTGGCGAAAACGAAACGATCGCTCGGCTAGCGACTGGGATAGAGCGTTTCACACTTCCCGATGAGAACAACTATATCAAGCTCTTTGAGCAGGTGGCCGCAGAAAATGCTCGTGTCGAAAATGGTCCAGATCTCGATTCATGGACCCAAGCGGTCACTGCCTTGGCAAATCTATTTGAAAATCGCCGACAGTATCCGCGTGCGGCAGAGTTCTGGCAGCAAATCGCGGATCGCAATCTGCCCCGTCGCCAGGAGGCACGAGATCGACTCGCCCAAATCACCGGCAATTGGGGACGTTTCGAGCCTGTTTCATCGCAACCCGCCGGCATGGGGGCTACGGTCGACTTTCGTTTTCGCAACGGCAAACGAGTCGAATTCATCGCCCAACGCGTTGAAGTTCGCCAATTACTTGACGATGTGAAGGCTTATCTCAAGAAGAATCCTGACAAACTAGATTGGGAACAGTTGCAGATTGAAAACATTGGACACCGACTTGTCACTCAAGATCAGAAGAAGTATGTCGGTGCAGAAGTCGCCCGCTGGAGCCTGGACCTTTCTCCTCGCGAGAAGCACGTCGATCGTCGTATTACGGTGACCACGCCCTTGCAAGACCCTGGAGCTTACCTCCTCACCTCAAAAATGGCCGATGGCAACACGACCAGTATCGTGCTCTGGCTCAAGGACACCGCCATCGTCAAAAAACCTTTCGAAGGGAAATCGCTGTATTACGTGGCCGACGCTTCGACAGGAAAGCCGATTGCCAAGTGTAATCTCGAATTCTTTGGCTACTCTCAGCAGCATCTCGACGGGAATCGATTTCGGATCGAAACAAAGAGCTTCGCGGAAAAAACCAATTCCAGCGGCGTGGCAACGATTGATTCCAACGATGCGAATCGTCGCTTTCAGTGGCTAACCACTGCGACTACATCCCAAGGGCGTTTTGCTTATTTGGGGTTCAACAACATATGGAGCGGAGATTCTTACGATCAAGAATATCAGCAGGTAAAAGTCTTTTCGATCACCGATCGACCCGTGTACCGCCCCGATCAGGAAGTGCACTTCAAATTCTGGGTTGCCCAGGCCCAGTTTGATATGCCCAATGAGTCGCGGTTTGCAGCAAAGTCCTTCCAGATCGAGATTCGTGATCCTCGCAACGAACGCGTTTACAGCACACAAGTGATCTCAGATCTTTATGGCGGACTCTCCGGAACTTGGCAAATACCTGAGGGGGCCACGCTTGGACAATATCAGGTGAATGTCGTTAACCACGGTGGCGGCACATTTCGCGTCGAGGAATATAAGAAGCCCGAATATGAAGTTACCGTCGATGCACCTGACGAGTCTGTTATGTTGGGCGAAACAATTAAGGCTAAGATCACAGCGAAGTACTACTTCGGAAAGCCAGTCACCGACGCCAGAGTCCACTACAAAGTACTCCGCACGAGCCACACCGAACGGTGGTATCCGCCTTCGCCTTGGGATTGGCTCTACGGCGCAGGTTACGGCTGGTTTGGCGAGGACTACAGTTGGTACCCAGGCTGGCAACGTTGGGGTTGTCTCCCTCCGTCTCCATGGTGGTTCTGGCGTGCACCCACTCCGCCTGAAGTGGTCAGCGACCGTGAAGTGCCCATCGGTGTGGATGGAACGGTCGAGGTCGAAATCGATACCTCGCTGGCCCAGGAGTTGCATCCCAATGATGACCACAAGTATGAAATACAGGCCGAAGTGGTCGATCAATCTCGTCGCACGATCGTCGGCAACGGCAGTGTGTTGGTTGCACGGGAGCCTTTCCAAGTGACCCTTTGGACGGATCGAGGATTCTATCGTACTGGCGATACAATCACGGTGGGCACGGCAGCGCGCACCTTGGATGGCAAACCAGTCTCGGGAAACGGCACCGTTCGACTTCTGAAAATTCTCTACGAGGATGGCAAACCCGTTGAGACAGAAGTCGGGCGTTGGGAACTCGATCTTGGTGAAACTGGCCAAGCAGAGATGCCCATCAAAGCTTCCGCTGCAGGTCAGTATCGGCTCTCTTACGAACTTACCGATGCTCAGAACCATACCGGCGAGGGAGGTCGCATTTTCACGATCGCAGGCCCCGATTTCAACGGATCGGAGTTTCGATATAACGACCTTGAAATCGTCCCCGATCGCCGCAACTATCAGCCAGGTGATAAGGCGGCCCTGCAGATCAATACGAATCAGATCGGCTCGGCAGTACTTTTGTTTGTTCGCCCAGCCAATGGAGTCTATCAGCTGCCTCAACTGGTAAAGATTACTGGTAAGAGTACCGTGGTGGAGGTCGATGTGGTGGCCAAAGACACGCCCAATATTTACGTGGAAGCGGTGACGGTGCATGGTGGTCGAGTGCATACCTTCGTGAAGGAACTCTTTGTTCCACCGACTAAGCGTGTTCTCAATCTAGAGGTCGTACCGTCGTCACCGGTCTATCTGCCTGGCCAAGAAGCCAAGCTGTCGCTGAAGTTGACCGACGTTGAGGGACAACCTTTTGTCGGCTCATTGGCTCTGGCAGTCTATGACAAAGCTCTTGACTATATAGCAGGTGGCTCAAACGTAGCTGATATTCGCACCTTTTTTTGGAAGTGGCGTCGCAATCATAACTCGCAGGGAGAAACCAATCTGCGCGGCTACAGCACAGTTCTGGTAAAACCCGATCAACCAACGATGGGGAATCTAGGCATTTTCGGCGAGAGCATCGTAGATGAAATCCAAGAAGGTGGAACCGAGCAACTGTCAGTACGCAGCAAGAGTCGAACCCCGCTAATGTTGGGTGTTCAATTTGAGGCGATGTCGATGGCCGCAGCCCCAATGCCGGATAGTGGAGGGGAATACGGTGATCCAATTCTCAGCAAGTCTGCCGATGAATCAGCTGGTGAGGCCCCTGATTTGGTCGAACCCACTCTCCGCCAGAACTTTGCCGACACAGCGTTTTGGCAGGCCACGCTGGAAACGAACGCCGAAGGAATCGCCCAGGTTGAATTCCCAATGCCGGAGAATCTCACCGCCTGGAAGATTCACGCTTGGGGGATGGGTCATGGCACCCAGGTCGGTGAGGGCTCGGCGGAAGTCGTTACGAGAAAGAATCTGATTGTCCGCTTGCAGGCACCGAGGTTCTTCGTCGAAACCGACGAAGTCGTGCTCTCGGCCAACGTGCATAACTATCTCGCCACGGAAAAGCAGGTCCGCGTTTCCCTCGAGTTGGAAGGGGAGACCATCACCGGCCCAGAGGATTTGCAGCAGACCGTCACGATTCCTGCTGATGGCGAGCAGCGCGTTGATTGGCGCGTGAAAGTCGTCCGAGAGGGAGAAGCCACAATTCGCATGTCGGCCCGCACCGACGAAGAGTCCGACGCGATGCAGATGAGTTTCCCCGTGCTCGTCCATGGGATGCTCAAGACCGAGTCGTATACAGGAGTAATCCGACCACAGGATACATCGGGTGAGTTCAGCGTAACTGTCCCAAGTGAGCGACGTGCTGAGGAAACTCGGCTCGAGATCCGCTATACGCCGACCCTTGCCGGGGCAATGGTTGACGCCTTGCCGTATCTGCTCGACTACCCCTACGGCTGCACCGAGCAAACCCTCAATCGATTTCTGCCGGCAGTGGTCACACAGCAAACACTGCGGCAAATGAATCTCGACCTGGCGGGGATCCAAGCCAAACGCACGAATCTCAACTCACAGGAGATCGGTGACGATCTCCAACGAGCCGCCGGCTGGAAACGATTCGAACGCAATCCCGTGTTTGACGATGCCGAGTTAGCGAAGATCGTAAAAGCAGGTGTCAATCGACTCACCGAGATGCAGCTTGGCGACGGCGGTTGGGGCTGGTTCAGCGGGTTCGGCGAACAGAGCACGCCCCATACCACGGCCACCGTCGTGCACGGACTGCAGATTGCCGTCAAGAACGACGTAGCCATGGTACCCGGCGTATTGGATCGGGGCATTGCCTGGCTGCTAAACTACCAATCCGAACAAGTGCGACTGATCGAGAACTACGAAGTTCAACAAAAATTGCCAGCGGAACAGCGCGGCAAAGTGCGCTCGAAGCCGCACGCCGACAATCTCGATGCCCTGGTATTCATGGTGCTGGCTGAACATCCGGAGATTGCAGCTGAATCGAGCGAAGCGATGGCGAAGATGCGAGACTTCCTCTACCGCGACCGAACCAAATTAGCAGTCTACAGTCTGGCAACCTATGGAATTGCGTTGCAAACGCGAGGAGAAACGGAAAAGCTCGCTATGGTGATGCGCAATATTGGCCAATATCTGCGCGAGGACGACGAGAATCAAACGGCATGGCTGGAACT contains:
- a CDS encoding alpha-2-macroglobulin family protein, giving the protein MTRQFSTFDGGTAMKFWITVFFSLFILLPGRVDASMLESANKLYDEGNYQEALDAYKDLLASPTGANSKQLATSVQRTLDCYRRLNRQSEVDAFLDSVATAYVDDWQVLAAVADGVSALSHYGVMTAGEYVRGPQRGGQGQVVNSIDRDRVRSLQLYRQAFEILARQGDERSAPEAFSFLRTFAEALLQPASSGQSWGLQELTDLSQLPDYEEGWQHRTFSASGAPVTADGRPVYYEVPDSWKTATSDGERWRWILKQIVEWQPANENYVLLTRAKFLQSQFGVQTLSEYGWWFGRSQQAGDEKEETGTFALHTLGENETIARLATGIERFTLPDENNYIKLFEQVAAENARVENGPDLDSWTQAVTALANLFENRRQYPRAAEFWQQIADRNLPRRQEARDRLAQITGNWGRFEPVSSQPAGMGATVDFRFRNGKRVEFIAQRVEVRQLLDDVKAYLKKNPDKLDWEQLQIENIGHRLVTQDQKKYVGAEVARWSLDLSPREKHVDRRITVTTPLQDPGAYLLTSKMADGNTTSIVLWLKDTAIVKKPFEGKSLYYVADASTGKPIAKCNLEFFGYSQQHLDGNRFRIETKSFAEKTNSSGVATIDSNDANRRFQWLTTATTSQGRFAYLGFNNIWSGDSYDQEYQQVKVFSITDRPVYRPDQEVHFKFWVAQAQFDMPNESRFAAKSFQIEIRDPRNERVYSTQVISDLYGGLSGTWQIPEGATLGQYQVNVVNHGGGTFRVEEYKKPEYEVTVDAPDESVMLGETIKAKITAKYYFGKPVTDARVHYKVLRTSHTERWYPPSPWDWLYGAGYGWFGEDYSWYPGWQRWGCLPPSPWWFWRAPTPPEVVSDREVPIGVDGTVEVEIDTSLAQELHPNDDHKYEIQAEVVDQSRRTIVGNGSVLVAREPFQVTLWTDRGFYRTGDTITVGTAARTLDGKPVSGNGTVRLLKILYEDGKPVETEVGRWELDLGETGQAEMPIKASAAGQYRLSYELTDAQNHTGEGGRIFTIAGPDFNGSEFRYNDLEIVPDRRNYQPGDKAALQINTNQIGSAVLLFVRPANGVYQLPQLVKITGKSTVVEVDVVAKDTPNIYVEAVTVHGGRVHTFVKELFVPPTKRVLNLEVVPSSPVYLPGQEAKLSLKLTDVEGQPFVGSLALAVYDKALDYIAGGSNVADIRTFFWKWRRNHNSQGETNLRGYSTVLVKPDQPTMGNLGIFGESIVDEIQEGGTEQLSVRSKSRTPLMLGVQFEAMSMAAAPMPDSGGEYGDPILSKSADESAGEAPDLVEPTLRQNFADTAFWQATLETNAEGIAQVEFPMPENLTAWKIHAWGMGHGTQVGEGSAEVVTRKNLIVRLQAPRFFVETDEVVLSANVHNYLATEKQVRVSLELEGETITGPEDLQQTVTIPADGEQRVDWRVKVVREGEATIRMSARTDEESDAMQMSFPVLVHGMLKTESYTGVIRPQDTSGEFSVTVPSERRAEETRLEIRYTPTLAGAMVDALPYLLDYPYGCTEQTLNRFLPAVVTQQTLRQMNLDLAGIQAKRTNLNSQEIGDDLQRAAGWKRFERNPVFDDAELAKIVKAGVNRLTEMQLGDGGWGWFSGFGEQSTPHTTATVVHGLQIAVKNDVAMVPGVLDRGIAWLLNYQSEQVRLIENYEVQQKLPAEQRGKVRSKPHADNLDALVFMVLAEHPEIAAESSEAMAKMRDFLYRDRTKLAVYSLATYGIALQTRGETEKLAMVMRNIGQYLREDDENQTAWLELPGGSWWYWYGSEYEAHAYYLKLLVATDPDSEIAPRLVKYLLNNRKHATYWNSTRDTALVIEAFADYLQTTGETEPNVTLEVWIDGQERKSVTITKENLFTFDNKLVLLGEELAAGRHTVELRKQGESPIYYSGYLTNFTLEDDIKAAGLELKVDRQYYKLTPVEKKTTVAGGHGQVVQQAVEKYERTPLVNFAEVASGDLVEVELTVESKNDYEYILLEDMKAAGLEPVEVRSGYNGNELGAYVELRDERVNLFLSRLARGRHSVTYRLRAEIPGQFSALPTKASAMYAPELKANSDEMKIRVAD